GCGGCCGGGCGCCCAGGATCCGGCAGGCGTGCTGAAGTTCCTGCTCGCGCTGCGTGGCCAGGCACTCGACCTGCAGGGCGGGGTCGGTATTGCGGCCCGCTTCTCCTCGCGTGAGGCACACCAGCGTGACCTCCGCACCCCGCGCGGCGTAGTGGGCGAGGGTGCCGCCGCAGCGCAGCGTCTCGTCGTCCGGGTGGGCGAAGACCGCCAGCAGGGAAGCGCGCATCAGCCCTTCAGGCCGGTCATGACGATGCCGTCGATGATCTGCTTCTGGAAGAAGGCGAACACCAGGAGCACGGGAATCACGGCGAGGCTGCTGGCGGCCATGATCAGGCCCCAGTTGGTGCCGGCCTCGCCGTTGAACAGGGCCGTGCCGACCGGCAGCGTCCGGAACTCGGGTTTCTGGATGGCGATCAAGGGCCACAGGAAGGCGTTCCAGTTGCCCAGGAAGGTGAAGATCGCCAGGCTGGCCAGGGCGGGTTTCACGAGGGGCATGGCGATCGTCCAGAAGATGCCGAACTCGCCCATGCCGTCGATCCTCGCGGCTTCGAGCAGATCGGTGGGCAGCGACTCGAAGAACTGCTTCATCAGGAACACGCCGAACGCGCTGATCAGCCCGGGGAACATGATCGCCAGGTACGCGCCGGGCGTGGTGGCGGTCAGGTGCAGGTCGCTGATGCCGACGAACCAGGGAATGACGAGCATCTCCGTGGGAATCATCAGCGTGGAGAGGATCAGCAGGAAGATCAGGTTCTTGCCGGGAAAGTCGAACTTCGCGAGGGTGTACCCGACCAGGGAGTCGAAGAACAGCACGCTGGCGGTGGTCACCGCGGCGATCAGGAGGCTGTTGCCGAACCACACCAGGAATTTCGTGCGGGTGAGCACCTCAGTGTAGTTGGCCAGGGTGGGGTCCTGCGGGACGAAGTTCAGCTGGAAGATCTCCTGCACGCCCTTGAGGCTGGTCAGGACCATCCACGCGAACGGGAAGAGCGTCACGAACACGCCCAGCGTGAGCACGACGTACGCCAGGGCGGTCTTGAGGTTCGGGGCGCGGCGCACGCGCTCCGGCATGGTGCGGGGGGGCAGGAGGGTCTCGGTGAGGGGATCGGTC
This is a stretch of genomic DNA from Deinococcus ficus. It encodes these proteins:
- a CDS encoding carbohydrate ABC transporter permease, giving the protein MPERVRRAPNLKTALAYVVLTLGVFVTLFPFAWMVLTSLKGVQEIFQLNFVPQDPTLANYTEVLTRTKFLVWFGNSLLIAAVTTASVLFFDSLVGYTLAKFDFPGKNLIFLLILSTLMIPTEMLVIPWFVGISDLHLTATTPGAYLAIMFPGLISAFGVFLMKQFFESLPTDLLEAARIDGMGEFGIFWTIAMPLVKPALASLAIFTFLGNWNAFLWPLIAIQKPEFRTLPVGTALFNGEAGTNWGLIMAASSLAVIPVLLVFAFFQKQIIDGIVMTGLKG